One segment of Cottoperca gobio chromosome 24, fCotGob3.1, whole genome shotgun sequence DNA contains the following:
- the pgm3 gene encoding phosphoacetylglucosamine mutase isoform X1 — MMAQFQEISKQSGVHPKPAGLVLQYGTAGFRTNAKQLDHIMFRMGLLATLRSKKTKATIGVMVTASHNPEEDNGVKLVDPMGEMVTPTWEGYATQLANAEQEDLLAALKVIIEKEAVNMSQEANVFVGKDTRSSSASLSQAVLDGVSALGGHSKDYGLVTTPQLHYMVCCQNTQGKYGEATVEGYYKKLCQAFIQLSKNASNCTDDQKHLSVDGANGIGALKVREMEGHLKKELHISLFNDGSKGKLNHLCGADFVKVQQKPPTGIKMNPGERCCSFDGDADRIVYYYADSEGRFHLLDGDKVATLISTFLKELLTQAGLDLEIAVVQTAYANGSSTNYLEDTMKVIVRCTKTGVKHLHHAAQEFDIGVYFEANGHGTVLFSKAAEEKIQQLAENSSTIDEKKRAALLLQNTINVINQTVGDAISDMLLIEAILAIKGMTIQQWDAIYSDLPNRQLKVKVSDRRVIDTTDAERRAVSPAGLQEAIDSLVKNYRQARSFVRPSGTEDVVRVYAEAETQESADSLAHEVSLVVYRLAGGVGGEPKPLH, encoded by the exons a TGATGGCCCAGTTTCAGGAAATATCAAAGCAGTCCGGTGTGCACCCAAAGCCTGCAGGGTTGGTTTTGCAGTATGGTACCGCAGGTTTCAGGACCAACGCCAAACAGCTGGACCACATCATGTTCAGGATGGGACTGCTGGCCACTCTCCGCTCCAAAAAGACCAAAGCCACTATCGGAGTCATGGTCACTGCCTCACACAACCCTGAG GAGGACAACGGGGTGAAGCTGGTTGACCCCATGGGGGAGATGGTGACGCCGACTTGGGAGGGCTACGCCACCCAGCTGGCCAACGCTGAGCAGGAAGATTTGCTCGCTGCGCTGAAGGTCATTATAGAGAAGGAGGCTGTAAACATGAGCCAGGAGGCGAACGTGTTTGTGGGAAAAGACACCAG AAGCAGCAGTGCCAGCCTTTCACAGGCAGTCTTGGATGGAGTATCTGCACTCGGTGGTCACAGCAAAG ACTATGGTTTGGTGACCACCCCGCAGCTCCACTACATGGTTTGCTGTCAGAACACACAGGGTAAATACGGAGAGGCCACAGTGGAAGGATACTATAAGAAACTCTGCCAAGCTTTCATTCAGCTCTCAAAGAAT GCGTCCAACTGTACGGACGACCAGAAGCACCTCTCTGTTGACGGCGCGAATGGTATTGGGGCACTAAAGGTGCGCGAGATGGAGGGTCACCTGAAGAAGGAGCTGCATATATCGCTGTTCAACGACGGCAGTAAAGGGAAGCTCAACCACTTGTGTGGGGCTGACTTTGTCAAAGTGCAGCAAAAACCTCCAACAG GCATTAAGATGAACCCAGGGGAGCGTTGCTGTTCCTTTGATGGTGACGCTGACCGGATAGTTTACTACTACGCTGACTCTGAAGGAAGGTTTCACCTGCTGGATGGAGACAAAGTCGCTACTCTCATCAGCACTTTCCTTAAagagctgctcacacag GCGGGTCTAGACTTGGAGATAGCGGTGGTGCAAACCGCATATGCTAACGGGAGCTCTACAAACTATTTGGAAGACACTATGAAG GTGATCGTGAGGTGTACTAAAACTGGAGTGAAGCACCTTCATCATGCAGCCCAGGAGTTTGATATTGGTGTGTACTTCGAGGCCAACGGTCATGGAACT GTGTTGTTCAGTAAGGCAGCTGAAGAGAAGATCCAGCAGCTTGCTGAGAACTCCAGCACCATCGACGAGAAGAAGAGAGCCGCTCTCCTGCTGCAGAACACTATCAACGTCATCAACCAG ACTGTAGGTGATGCCATTTCTGACATGCTGCTGATCGAAGCCATATTAGCCATCAAGGGTATGACTATCCAGCAGTGGGACGCCATCTACAGTGACCTGCCAAACAGGCAGCTCAAAGTGAAG gTGTCCGACCGCAGGGTGATCGACACAACAGACGCAGAGAGGCGGGCGGTGAGTCCAGCGGGACTGCAGGAGGCCATCGACAGTTTAGTGAAGAATTACAGACAGGCCCGCTCCTTTGTGAGACCCTCCGGCACCGAGGACGTGGTGAGAGTTTACGCCGAGGCAGAAACACAG GAGAGCGCTGACAGCCTGGCACATGAAGTCAGCCTCGTGGTTTATCGTCTCGCCGGGGGAGTCGGGGGTGAACCCAAACCATTGCactga
- the pgm3 gene encoding phosphoacetylglucosamine mutase isoform X2, with the protein MAQFQEISKQSGVHPKPAGLVLQYGTAGFRTNAKQLDHIMFRMGLLATLRSKKTKATIGVMVTASHNPEEDNGVKLVDPMGEMVTPTWEGYATQLANAEQEDLLAALKVIIEKEAVNMSQEANVFVGKDTRSSSASLSQAVLDGVSALGGHSKDYGLVTTPQLHYMVCCQNTQGKYGEATVEGYYKKLCQAFIQLSKNASNCTDDQKHLSVDGANGIGALKVREMEGHLKKELHISLFNDGSKGKLNHLCGADFVKVQQKPPTGIKMNPGERCCSFDGDADRIVYYYADSEGRFHLLDGDKVATLISTFLKELLTQAGLDLEIAVVQTAYANGSSTNYLEDTMKVIVRCTKTGVKHLHHAAQEFDIGVYFEANGHGTVLFSKAAEEKIQQLAENSSTIDEKKRAALLLQNTINVINQTVGDAISDMLLIEAILAIKGMTIQQWDAIYSDLPNRQLKVKVSDRRVIDTTDAERRAVSPAGLQEAIDSLVKNYRQARSFVRPSGTEDVVRVYAEAETQESADSLAHEVSLVVYRLAGGVGGEPKPLH; encoded by the exons ATGGCCCAGTTTCAGGAAATATCAAAGCAGTCCGGTGTGCACCCAAAGCCTGCAGGGTTGGTTTTGCAGTATGGTACCGCAGGTTTCAGGACCAACGCCAAACAGCTGGACCACATCATGTTCAGGATGGGACTGCTGGCCACTCTCCGCTCCAAAAAGACCAAAGCCACTATCGGAGTCATGGTCACTGCCTCACACAACCCTGAG GAGGACAACGGGGTGAAGCTGGTTGACCCCATGGGGGAGATGGTGACGCCGACTTGGGAGGGCTACGCCACCCAGCTGGCCAACGCTGAGCAGGAAGATTTGCTCGCTGCGCTGAAGGTCATTATAGAGAAGGAGGCTGTAAACATGAGCCAGGAGGCGAACGTGTTTGTGGGAAAAGACACCAG AAGCAGCAGTGCCAGCCTTTCACAGGCAGTCTTGGATGGAGTATCTGCACTCGGTGGTCACAGCAAAG ACTATGGTTTGGTGACCACCCCGCAGCTCCACTACATGGTTTGCTGTCAGAACACACAGGGTAAATACGGAGAGGCCACAGTGGAAGGATACTATAAGAAACTCTGCCAAGCTTTCATTCAGCTCTCAAAGAAT GCGTCCAACTGTACGGACGACCAGAAGCACCTCTCTGTTGACGGCGCGAATGGTATTGGGGCACTAAAGGTGCGCGAGATGGAGGGTCACCTGAAGAAGGAGCTGCATATATCGCTGTTCAACGACGGCAGTAAAGGGAAGCTCAACCACTTGTGTGGGGCTGACTTTGTCAAAGTGCAGCAAAAACCTCCAACAG GCATTAAGATGAACCCAGGGGAGCGTTGCTGTTCCTTTGATGGTGACGCTGACCGGATAGTTTACTACTACGCTGACTCTGAAGGAAGGTTTCACCTGCTGGATGGAGACAAAGTCGCTACTCTCATCAGCACTTTCCTTAAagagctgctcacacag GCGGGTCTAGACTTGGAGATAGCGGTGGTGCAAACCGCATATGCTAACGGGAGCTCTACAAACTATTTGGAAGACACTATGAAG GTGATCGTGAGGTGTACTAAAACTGGAGTGAAGCACCTTCATCATGCAGCCCAGGAGTTTGATATTGGTGTGTACTTCGAGGCCAACGGTCATGGAACT GTGTTGTTCAGTAAGGCAGCTGAAGAGAAGATCCAGCAGCTTGCTGAGAACTCCAGCACCATCGACGAGAAGAAGAGAGCCGCTCTCCTGCTGCAGAACACTATCAACGTCATCAACCAG ACTGTAGGTGATGCCATTTCTGACATGCTGCTGATCGAAGCCATATTAGCCATCAAGGGTATGACTATCCAGCAGTGGGACGCCATCTACAGTGACCTGCCAAACAGGCAGCTCAAAGTGAAG gTGTCCGACCGCAGGGTGATCGACACAACAGACGCAGAGAGGCGGGCGGTGAGTCCAGCGGGACTGCAGGAGGCCATCGACAGTTTAGTGAAGAATTACAGACAGGCCCGCTCCTTTGTGAGACCCTCCGGCACCGAGGACGTGGTGAGAGTTTACGCCGAGGCAGAAACACAG GAGAGCGCTGACAGCCTGGCACATGAAGTCAGCCTCGTGGTTTATCGTCTCGCCGGGGGAGTCGGGGGTGAACCCAAACCATTGCactga
- the ccnc gene encoding cyclin-C: MAGNFWQSSHYLQWVLDKQDLMKERQKDLKFLTEEEYWKLQIFFANVIQALGEHLKLRQQVIATATVYFKRFYARYSLKSIDPVLMAPTCVFLASKVEEFGVVSNTRLISAATSVLKTRFSYAFPKEFPYRMNHILECEFYLLELMDCCLIVYHPYRPLLQYVQDMGQEDMLLPLAWRIVNDTYRTDLCLLYPPFMIALACLHVACVVQQKDARQWFSELSVDMDKILEIIRVILKLYDQWKNFDDRKEIAAVLNKMPKPKPPPNSESDQSSNGNQSNSYSQS; this comes from the exons ATGGCGGGAAACTTCTGGCAAAGTTCCCATTA TCTGCAGTGGGTTCTGGACAAGCAGGACCTGATGAAAGAGCGACAGAAGGACCTGAAGTTTCTCACCGAAGAGGAATACTGGAAGCTGCAGATCTTCTTTGCCAATG TGATCCAAGCTTTAGGGGAGCATCTGAAGCTGCGGCAGCAGGTCATTGCTACTGCAACTGTTTACTTCAAACGCTTCTATGCAAG GTATTCCCTTAAAAGTATAGATCCAGTGCTCATGGCTCCTACCTGTGTTTTCTTGGCTTCTAAAGTTGAG GAATTTGGAGTTGTGTCCAATACCAGGCTGATCTCTGCAGCAACATCTGTGT TGAAAACAAGATTTTCCTATGCCTTTCCCAAGGAGTTCCCTTACAGAATGAATCAT ATATTAGAATGTGAGTTCTACCTTCTGGAGTTGATG gacTGCTGCCTGATAGTGTACCACCCCTACAGACCACTGCTGCAGTACGTGCAGGATATGGGACAGGAAGACATGCTGCTGCCCCTGGCCTG GCGAATAGTGAACGACACGTACAGAACGGATCTGTGTCTGCTCTACCCTCCCTTCATGATTGCCTTGG CCTGTCTGCATGTCGCCTGTGTGGTGCAGCAGAAAGATGCCAGGCAGTGGTTTTCCGAGCTCTCTGTTGACATGGACAAA ATCCTGGAGATCATCCGTGTCATTCTGAAGCTCTACGACCAGTGGAAAAACTTTGATGACAGAAAGGAGATCGCTGCGGTGCTAAACAAGATGCCGAAGCCCAAACCTCCTCCTAACAG TGAGAGCGACCAGAGCTCCAATGGAAACCAAAGCAACTCCTACAGCCAGTCTTAG
- the ngs gene encoding notochord granular surface: protein MSCSPERMSSYRRYFEGVLAPPPAYQLRVSSPSPTRKETRHRSASYTRSGGSMGRRAISNKTRMTNSVSMGALCFGMTMGLEPKLDLDAAASENKAFMTTRTTERQEMVALNDRLAAYIEKVRTLESKNKLLEAEIEALKSRHVRPSGIRQLYESQLKELNRDAERTRVQRDMSLAAKEAMLGQSDMLKAKYAEAVDARKQTECDVENLRSDVDRATSARIALEKQLENLEVQLAFLERVHKEEIEELVQQIYTETSKVELTFGLPDLSSALRQIQSQYDSIAAKNLQEMDTWYSSKFQDLSSASSKHVQSTRSIREEIAGYKKDLLNKQRGLESLKTRNEYLVAQIRDAAVKYKKEKEARQERIEAIKMDLKITKEKIALLLREYQDLLNVKMALEIEITTYRKLIEGEDSRLSIMVRDLSLTGGLHLTSGVCMHAASASVSDSSATAATSKIDGEPGGTGSSGAEKGDAQVEMASSDTQTDGDLGEQATEMSERKTVLIRTVKTDEDTFESDTQERTITISGAADDTDEE from the exons ATGAGCTGCAGTCCAGAGAGGATGTCTTCATACCGCCGCTATTTCGAGGGTGTCTTGGCCCCCCCTCCTGCCTACCAGCTGCGGGTGTCCAGTCCCTCTCCCACCCGCAAGGAGACCCGCCATCGGTCAGCAAGCTACACCCGGAGTGGTGGGTCGATGGGGCGCAGGGCCATCTCCAATAAGACTCGCATGACCAA CAGTGTGAGTATGGGAGCGCTTTGCTTTGGTATGACCATGGGGCTTGAACCAAAACTGGACCTGGATGCGGCTGCATCAGAGAACAAGGCCTTTATGACGACTCGCACCACCGAGAGGCAGGAGATGGTCGCCCTCAACGACCGCCTCGCAGCGTATATTGAAAAG GTGCGAACCCTGGAGTCAAAAAACAAGCTTCTGGAGGCTGAGATTGAGGCCCTGAAGAGCCGCCATGTCAGGCCCTCAGGCATCAGGCAGCTGTACGAGTCTCAACTGAAGGAGCTCAACAGGGACGCCGAGAGAACGAGAGTCCAGAGG GATATGTCTCTGGCAGCCAAGGAGGCGATGTTGGGCCAGTCGGACATGCTGAAGGCCAAATACGCAGAGGCTGTGGATGCCCGCAAACAAACGGAGTGTGACGTTGAGAATCTCCGTTCG GATGTAGACAGAGCAACCTCAGCACGGATTGCGCTGGAGAAACAGCTGGAAAACCTGGAGGTCCAGCTGGCCTTCCTAGAGAGAGTTCACAAGGAG GAAATTGAGGAACTGGTGCAGCAGATCTATACAGAAACCTCCAAGGTGGAACTGACCTTTGGGCTCCCGgatctctcctctgctctcagaCAGATTCAGTCTCAGTATGACAGCATTGCTGCCAAAAACCTACAG GAAATGGACACTTGGTACAGCTCAAAGTTTCAGGACCTGAGCAGCGCCTCCTCCAAACACGTTCAAAGCACTCGAAGTATAAGAGAGGAAATCGCAGGCTATAAGAAGGAT cTTCTCAACAAGCAACGTGGATTGGAGTCCCTGAAGACGAGGAACGAGTATTTGGTGGCTCAGATTCGTGATGcagctgtaaaatacaagaaggagaaggaggccCGGCAG GAGCGTATAGAGGCAATTAAGATGGATCTGAAGATAACCAAGGAGAAGATCGCTCTGCTGCTGCGGGAATACCAGGACCTGCTAAATGTAAAGATGGCCCTGGAGATTGAAATCACGACCTACAG gAAGCTGATCGAGGGGGAAGACAGCCGTCTGAGCATCATGGTCCGAGACCTGTCCCTAACTGGAGGCCTGCATCTCACCTCCGGTGTTTGCATGCATGCTGCCTCAGCTTCAGTCTCGGATAGCTCGGCCACTGCTGCCACTTCAAAGATAGACGGAGAACCCGGTGGCACGGGCAGTAGCGGGGCTGAGAAAGGTGACGCCCAAGTGGAGATGGCATCAtcagacacgcagacagacggTGACTTAGGCGAGCAGGCAACTGAGATGTCTGAGAGGAAGACTGTCCTCATCAG aACAGTTAAGACAGATGAGGACACTTTTGAGAGCGACACACAGGAGCGCACCATCACCATTTCTGGAGCAGCCGACGACACAGATGAAGAATAA